Below is a genomic region from Pseudomonas sp. JQ170C.
AGCGAGCCGGGGGCGAGTCTGGCCAGCAGCGGCCAGGCGCAACTGATCACCGGCATGCCCTATGCCAAGGTGGTTGCGGCGGCGGCCAAGGCCAACGATTTGCCCGAAGCCCTGCTGCATGCGGTGATCCAGGCCGAATCGCGCTACGACCCCAATGCCCGCTCGGCCAGTGGCGCGGTGGGCCTGATGCAACTGATGCCCGACACCGCCAAGGAGCTGGGCGTCAAGAACGCGTTGGACCCGGCCTCCAACGTGCAGGGCGGGGCGCGCTACTTGAAACGCATGCTCACCCTCTTTGACAACGACATCACCCTGGCGGTGGCCGCGTACAACGCCGGGCCCGATGCCGTGATGCGCCGCGGACGGGTGGTGCCGCCGTATGCCGAGACCCAGCGCTACGTGCCCAAGGTGCTGCGCCAGTACCGGCGGTTGCAGGGCTTGGCCGTGGATGCGCCGCTGTGAGGGCTTATCGCGGGGCAAGCCCGCTCCCACAGGTGCTGCGTCAGTACCGGCGGTTGCAAGGCTTGGCCGTGGATGCGCCGCTGTGAGGGCTTATCGCGGGGCAAGCCCGCTCCCACAGGTGCTGCGCCAGTACCGGCGGTTGCAGGGCCTGGCCGTGGATGCGCCGCTGTGAGGGCTTATCGCGGGGCAAGCCCGCTCCCACAGGTGCTGCGCCAGTACCGGCGGTTGCAGGGCTTGGCCGTGGATGCGCCGCTGTGAGGGCTTATCGCTTTCGTAGCCGCTGCCGCCAGGCTGCGATCGACTGCGTAGCAGTCGCCAGAGGGCACTACGACCGCTTCGCGGCCGATCGCAGCCTGACGGCAGCGGCTACACCCGCGTATCCCCGTTCAGTGGGGAATGCCGGGGAATCCAAAGTGCAGGGCGGGGCCCGATGCCGTGATGCCCCGCGATAAGGGCTTCCCCCGTTTAGTGGGGAATACCGGGGAATCCCCCCCAATCAAGATTCAGTACCCGCTCCAAGCTTCTGATAAATAACTAAAAAACCATCTGGCACGGGGCTTGCTCAAGCCTTCTCAGAGAACCCAAGGCACCAGCGGAGGTGCACGATGACCCCCCTTAAAGGCTCTGTCCTTACCTCATTGCTGCTGGCCGCTGCCACTTTGGGTTGGCAGGACGTCAGCGAGGCTGCGGTGCGTTGCGAACGCAACCTGGTGGCCAACGTGGTTGCCCTCGATCAGCCGCTGATGTTCAACCGGCTGGGGGCGCAGAACGCCAATGGCATGATGTTCGCCCTGCGCCGCGACGTGGTCGACGAGCACAATGTCTCCCTGGCCCATGGCGGGGCCGCGGTGCCGGGCAAGGTGACGCTGCGGCCCGACAAGCGGCCACGGCCCATTGTGCTGCGGGTGGCCGCCGGTGACTGCCTGACCGTGAATCTGCAGAACCTCCTGGCCTATCAGGCCAACCCGAACAAACACGGTATCGATCACGAAGAAGAAAACGAAGGCGAAGAAAACGAGGCCGAAGAGAACGAGTTCGAGAACGAAGGCAACGAACAAGGTGACGAGAGCTTTGTGGTCGATGACCAGGTCACCGACCGCCATGTGGGCTTCCAGGTCAACGGTATGCAGGCGGTCAACAGCATCGGTGACATCGCCGCCAACACCGGCCGCAACGGCAACTTCCTGATCGCCCCCGGCGCCACCCGTACCTACACCTTGTATGCCGAGCGCGAAGGCGCCTTCGCCGCCACCAGCCAGGGTGCCACCTTCGGCGGCCAGGGCGGCGCCGGCAACGTCGCCAACGGCCTGTTCGGCCAGGTGGTGGTGCTGCCCAAGTATGCCCGCACCTACCGCAATACCCTGACCGAGGAAGAGATGCGCCTGGCCACCACCGGCCGGGCACCGACCGGCCAGCCGATCGTCGATTACCAGGCGCGCTATCCGCAGCGCGAACCCTGGATCCGCGAAGGCAAGGCCGGCTCGCCGATCATCGCCATGGTCGATGGCAGCGAGATCATTTCCAGTGAATCCGATGCCGTGGTCATGGGCCCCAACACCGATGGCAGCTTCCCGCCGTCCACCTACCCGCTGGAGAGCATCGGCAAGCGCAACCCGGCGGTGCCCAACCGCCTGGAGCCGTTCCGCGACTTCGCCGCCCAGTTCACCGATGAAGCGGCCGCCACCCAGGCCTTCCCCGGCTACTGGGCCGACCCGGTCATGGGCCATGTGCTGGAGCCGACCCGCGACTCGTTCATGATCAACTACGGTTCCGGCGGCATGGGCGCCGAAGTGGTGGCCAACCGCCTGGGCGTGGGGCCGATGCACGACTGCCTGTCGTGCTCCTATGAAGAGTTTTTCCTGAGCTCGCACACCGTCGGTGACGTGGCGATGCTGGTCGATGTGCCCGCCAACATCGGCCTTGAAAACATTCGCCCGGGGCAGACCCCGAGCGCCGAGCAGATCGGCGTCAAGGCCACCATGGCCCTGTACCCGGCAGAGCCTGCCAACGTCAACCACAGCTACATTGGTGACTTCGTCAAGTTCCGCAACACCCACAACGGCCACGAGCAGCACATTTTCCACCTGCACGGGCACCAGTGGCTGTTCAACCCCAATGACGACAACTCCGACTATGTCGACGCCCAGGGCATTGGCCCGGGGGTGGGCTACACCTATGAAATCGCCAACGGCGGTTCGGGCAACCGGAACCGGGTCGCGGGCGATGCGATCTACCACTGCCACTTCTATCCGCACTTTGCCCAAGGCATGTGGAGCATGTGGCGGGTACATGATGTGTTCGAGGAAGGCACCCGCCTTGAGGTGTCCAACCAGGGCGAAGACGGCTATCACAGCCAACCCTATGCCTTGCGCAGTGGCAAACCGGCTGCCGGTGCCCGGGCCCTGCCCGACGGCGAGATTGTCGCCGGCACGCCTATTCCGGCCATTGTGCCGCTGCCAGGCAAGGCCATGGCGCCGATGCCGGGCAAAGTGGCGGTGATTCCAAAACTGGCGCCGACCCTGGTGGCCGAAAACGATGACGATGACGACGAAGAGGAAGCCGGCGATGACGACTCCGGTCACCACGACCAGGCCCCCCGTGCCATTGGCTCGCTGGTACTGGTAGACCGCAGTGACCTCAACGCCGACGGCAGCCTGAAGAACCCTGGCTATCCATTCTGGATCGGCGGCATGGAAAGTACCGTCGGCCAACGTCCGCCAACCCCACCGCTGGACATGCTCGACCCCGACAAGGCCACCGCGCTGAAAAACACCGGCAAAGCCCTGTGGGCCAACCTGGACCCGAATCAGGTCGGCGGTTGGGACGGTGGTTTGCCTCGCCATTCCCTCGACGGCATGGCCGCCGGTGGCGAAGCAATCACTACCACCACCGCGCTGGACTTCACCAAGTCGATCACCAAGGCCAAGGCGGTGTTCCTGCCGGAGGAGGGCACCGACGTCGAGCAGGCGGCGATGAGCTTCCATTCCAAGCTTGAACACCCCAGCTACGCCGTGCTGCCCGACAGCCAGATGGTGCCGCGCAACTTCCGCACCAATGGTGCCGCCCCCACGGCAGGCGCACCGTTCTTCGAGCCCTGCATGGACGACCGCGCCAAGCGCCTGACCCTGGCGGCCGGCACCGGTGAGTTCAACAGCGGCGAACGCCTGGACGCCATGACGTTTACCGGCTCCTCGACCTTTACCGCCGACCGTCCGCGTATCTACAAGGGCGCCAACATCCAGTTCGACGCGGTGTACAACAAGGTCGGCTACCACTTCCCGCAGGCGCGCATCATTGCCCTGTGGGAAGACGCCTGGCCGGTGATCAACAAACAGCGCCCACCAGAGCCGCTGGTGATGCGCATGAACACCTTCGATTGCGTGATGTACCAGCACACCAACCTGATCCCGTCGTACTACGAGATGGACGACTACCAGGTGCGTACCCCCACCGACGTGATCGGCCAGCACATCCACCTGCCCAAGTGGGACCTGACCGCCGCCGACGGCTCGGCCAACGGCTGGAACTACGAAGACGGCATTCTCTCGCCCGGCACTGTCGTCGAGCGTATCCATGCCATTCGCGAGTTCAACCAGTGCCAGAGCAGCGGTGACCCGCGCGAAGGCACCGCCGAGTGCCCGGTGGCCAGGCCCCACCCGTTCTTCGGCCGCTACGGGCGGGCCGACTGGATGGGCGCGCGCACGGCCATGCAACGCTGGTTCGCCGACCCTGTGGTCAACGTGCATAACGTCGACCGGGGCCTGGGCACCATCTTCACCCACGACCACCTCGGCCCATCGACTCACCAGCAACTGGGCCTGTATGCCACCGTCCTGGCGGAACCGGCAGGTTCCACCTGGTACCACGCGGAAACCGGCGAGCAGTTGTACAACCCGGCGGTACGCGAGGACGGTGGCCCGACTTCCTGGCAGGCGGTGGTCAAGACCGGCGACCTGGACGGCGACGGGCGCAATGACAGCTATCGGGAGTTCTTCCTGGAGTACAGCGACTTCCAGCATGCCTATGAAGCCGGTGTGTATGTAGGCGCAGGCCCCGACGGCATCCCCAATGGCCAGGCGTACCCGGCCACCGCCGACAGCTTCCGTTTTGCGATCAACCCGCCTGTGCGGCAAAAAGCCTCGAACCTGCTCGAGGCGGTGGTGGAGTCCCGTGGCGGCCTGTCGCCGGGATGCCCATCGCGGCCTTGCCCGCAAGCCATCTCGGTGGATGACCCAGGCATGTTCGTCGTCAACTACCGCAACGAGCCCCTGGCCCTGCGGGTCTACGACCCCTACAAAGTGGCGCCCGATGGCAAGCGTGGCATGCAGGCCGACGGCATGGGTGGCGACCTCGCGTTCGCCATGCAAAGCCGCACCGACCGTGCCATCCCGGCGATGAACCTGTCGCCGGCGGCGATCACCTCGGCCGTGGGCCCAACCGGTGGCACCACGCTGTTCCCACCGCACATCAACAAGGCCGGTGCCGAGCCGGGCGACCCCTTCACCCCGATGCTGCGGACCTACTCCGGTGACAACGTGCGCCTGCGCATGCACGCCGGTGGTCATGAAGAGGAACACAACGTGACCCTGCACGGCGTCAAGTGGCTGCAGAACGGCTCGGGCTTCGGCAATAGCTCGAACTCCGGGTGGAAGGCCTCGCAGATGGTGGGTATCTCCGAGCAACTGGGCTTCATGGCGCCGGTGTCGATGATCTCCAGCTCCTCGGCGCCCAACGGCGACTACCTGTACTCGCTCGATGCCGCCCACGAAGGCTACTGGAACGGTATCTGGGGGGTAATGCGCAACTACACCGCCAACCGTCCCGACCTGTTCCCGCTGCCCAACAACCCCTTGCCGATGGCCGCGCGCAACACCGTGGCGTTCGACGGTATCTGCCCGCGCTACACCGCCAACGCCACCGGCATTGGCACCCGGCCAACCGTGCAGCGCAGCTATGAGATTGTCGCGGCCCTGGCCAACGACATTCTCGGCAACCCGCTGGCGGTGAGCATCAATGACCCAAGCGGCGTCGGCCAGCATGTCGGCGGCCCGTTGAAGGCCAATGGCGGCACGCTGGTCTACAACAGCCGGCGCACCAGTATCCCGCAGGTGACCGTGACCGATCCGGAGGACGGCGAGACCTTCACCGTGGGTGGCCACAGCGGGCCGCTGCATGACCCGACCGCCATCCTCTATGTACGCAAGGCCGACCTCGACCCTGTGACCGGCAAGCTCAAGCCCGGTGTACCGATCGAGCCCCTGGTGCTGCGTGCAGCGGCCGGTGACTGCCTGAAAATCACCCTGGAGAACCGCCTGCCCATGGTGATGCCAGACTTGCCGAGCACCGCGGTGATGCAGAACGTGGTCAAGCGCGACCGTCAGGGCAGCGAAGGCTCCACCGCCTTCAACAACAACTTGATGCGGCCGTCGAGCCATGTCGGTCTGCACGCGCAGCTGCTGGCCTACGACATCACCAAGTCGGACGGCGCCAACGTCGGCCAGAACCCGGTGCAGACCGTACCGCCGCGCGCCGGCAACAGCGGCGCCTACCCGAGCAAGGTGTACCAGTACTACGCCGGGCACCTGGAGCGTGAAGGCAAGCCGGTGATGCAGCTGGGCCGTGCGGTGGACAACATCAACACCACTGCCATCGAGTTCGGCGGCCTGAACATCACCCCGGCCGATGTCATCAAGCAGGGGCAGAAAGGCCTGGTGGGCGCCATGAGCATCCTGCCGCAGACCGCCACCTGGACCGAAGACACCGCCAGCCGCGCCTCGGCCACGGTGCAGGTTCCCGGGCAGCCGGCCTACCGTGACTTTGCCACCGTGTGGCAGCGGGCGCTGAACATGCGCTGGTCCGACGGCCGTCCGGTGGAAGGCATCGCCACTGAAGGCAATGGCGTACCGGGGGATCCGAAAGACAACTCCAATATGGCCATCAACTACAAGACCGAGCCGCTGTGGTTCCGCTTCGGCCTGGCCCCGGATGCGCCGTTCGGCCATGCCGACGGCTACGGCTGGGCGGATGTCCCCAACGCGCACATGGCCTACAGCAACGCCCTGGTGGGCAGCGACCCGCAAACGCCGGTGCTGTGGGCAAGGCCGGGCCAGCCGTTCCGTAACCACGTACTGATGCCTACCGGCGGCAGCCGCGGTATCACCTACCAGCTCGATGGGCACATCTGGCCGCTGCATAACTACCAGGCCGAGAAATCCGACGTCAGCGGCTACCCCTTGAACCTGCCGGGCATTGGTTCGGTGCGCTTTGGCTACAACCCGCAGGCGATGTTCATCGGTGCCCAGGAAAGCGTGCTGCCAGCGGCGCACTTCAGCTTCATGGTGCCCAGTGCCGGGGGGGCCAATGCGGTGCCGGGCGACTACCTGTTCCGCGACTACGCTGCATACGGTAATGCCTCGGGGTTGTGGGGCATCCTGCGGGTAACGCAAGAGACACCACCAGCCACGCCACCAGCGCAGTAAGGAAAGGGGAAGAGGTCATGATCAATAAAAAAGGACCGTTGTACCTGGGACTGCTGACCGGATTGACCCTGATGGGCTTGGGGGTCGCCTATGAAAGTCTCTGGTGCGACCCGCGCAGCGAGCTGGCCAAGGTCGAGGCCGACGCCAAGGCCGACCCGCTGGCCTTGCACCGGCTCAGTCGCGACGGTGTCACCGTCGAGTTCGAGGCCCGGCCGCTGGGCAGCGGCGGGGTGCTGACCGAGGGGGCCTTTGCCAACGTGCGCTTCAAGATCACTGACCAGAACAGCGGCCAGCCACTGTCGGGGGTATCCCCCGGCGCCTGGCTGGACCCGGCGCTGACCGGCGAGGCCGCCAAGGACCGCAGCAACAGTTGCAAGGCGCGGGTGGCGCTGTTTCTCAAAAGCAGTATCGGTGCCCGGCCGTTGCTTGACCTCAACAGCTACTTCCTGCTGGTACTGAACAAGGACGCCAGCCTCACCGTGATCGACCCCTCGGTGTCGGTGGGCGGTGTCACCAGTACCCTGGCGCGTATCGAGTTGCCCGGCCAGCCGATGGACTGGACCCCCAGCGGCGATGACAAGCTGGTGTTCGTGTCGATCCCCGAACGTGGGGAAGTGGCACTGATCGACACCGAGACCTTCCAGCGCATCGGTAGCATTCCCGCCGGCAAGCAACCGCTGCGCGTAGCCCTGCAGCCCGACCAGCGCCTGCTGTGGGTCGGCAACAATGCCAGCGATCCGGCCCAGAGTGGCGTCACCGTGATTGACGTCCCCAGCCGCAAGGCCATGAAGTTTTTCGCCACCGGCGCCGGCCACCACGAAATCGCCTTTAGTGCCGACTCGCGCTACGCCTTTGTCAGCAACCGCGACAGCGGCACCTTGAGCGTGATCGACGCCAGCGACATGCGCCTGGTCAAGACCGTCGACGTCGGCTCGCACCCGTTGTCGGTGGCTTACTCGGCGCTGTCCCAGGCGGTGTACGTGGCCGACGGGCGTGACGGCACCATCAGCGTGATCGACGCGCGCAACCACACCCAGCGCCACCTGATCCAAGGCAAGCAAGGGCTGGGGCCGATGCGCTTCAGCCGGGACGGGCGCTTTGGCATCGTCCTCAACACCCTGGAAAACCAGGCACTGGTGATCGATGCCAGTACCGACCGGCTGATCCACAGCCTGCCGGTGGCGGCCGAACCCTACCAACTGACCTTTACCCAGGCCTATGCCTATGTCCGTGGCCTGGCGTCCTCCAAAGTCAGCATGATCAACCTGAGCAGCCTCGGCGAAGGGCGCCAGCCCATTGTTCAGGGCTTCGACGCCGGCGCCGCGGCCCCGCGCCAGGCCGGCGACCTGCCGCTGGCCCAGGGCCTGACCGTGGCCCGGGACGAAAACTCGGTGTTCGTGGTCAACCCGGCCGACAACACCACCTACTTCTACGCCGAAGGCATGAACGCACCGATGTCCGGCTACCCCAACCGTGGCCACAACGCCCGGGCGGCGTTGGTGATCGACCGCAGCCTGCGTGAAGTGGCGCCGGGGGTGTACAGCTCGACGGTGAAGCTGCCGGCCGCAGGCACCTTTGACGTGGCGTTCCTGCTCAACCAGCCACAGATCATTCACTGCTTCAGTACCGAAGTGGCCGCTTCGCCCACCGCCCCGCATCGGCAAACACCGCAGATCGAGTTCATGCTCGAACCCGCCGTGGTGGTCCAGGGCACTCCTTTCACGGCGCGCTTTCGCATCGTCGAAGGCAACGGTGCGCCGCGCAACGGCATCAAGGACCTGAGCGTGCGCTACTTCCTCGCGCCGTCGTCGCGGGCCCGCAACAGCCAGGTCACCGAGGTGGGTGACGGGGTGTACGAGGCCGCCCTGGACCTGGCTGAAAGCGGCGCCTGGTACCTGCATGTCCAGGCCCCGTCGCTAGGCGATGCCTTTGCCGAGAAAAACTATGCCAGCCTGCGGGTGCTGCCCGCGGAGGCTCAACAAGCGTCTGACACCGGTTCAACAAGGAGTTCGCGATGAAAAAGCTCGCTCGCTGCAGACTGTTCAGCCTGTGCCTGTTGGCCGCCAGTTGTGGCCTGGCCCAGGCCCACAACGGCGTCGACCACAGCGCCCACGGTACGCCCGCTGCCCACCAGGAAAAAACCTCGGTGCGCTTTGCCGATGTACAACTGCTGGACCAGAACGGCATGCCGGTTCGCCTTGAAAAGGACCTGGTGGCCGATCGCCTGGTGGTCATGGGCTTTATCTACACCAGCTGCACCACGGTGTGCCCGGTGGTGTCCTCGATCATGGCCAAGGTGCAAAAGCAATTGGGCGGCAGGGTGGGCAGCGAGGTGCAGTTGGTTTCGATCAGCGTCGACCCCCAGCGCGACGACTCCAAGCGCCTGCTCGACTACGCCAAGACCTTCCAGGCCGGCCCCGGCTGGAGCTGGTTGACCGGCACACCGTATGCGGTCAACGAAACCCTCAAGGGTCTGGGCAGCTTCAGCGCCAACCTGGGTGAGCATCCGCCGCTGATCCTGGTGGGCGATGGCCGCAGCGGCAAATGGACCCGCTTCTATGGCTTTACCGACCCCGCCTTGCTGGTCACTGAAATCGACCGGCTCAGCGCCCGGCGGGTGCATGCCAAGCACACCGCCATTGCACAGGAGGTGCAGCCATGAGCGCCGCC
It encodes:
- a CDS encoding lytic transglycosylase domain-containing protein; amino-acid sequence: MRWLTAGMFVWLASTSPAQADVYISIKADGSYVLSNVHRPGRAYQRVISEPGASLASSGQAQLITGMPYAKVVAAAAKANDLPEALLHAVIQAESRYDPNARSASGAVGLMQLMPDTAKELGVKNALDPASNVQGGARYLKRMLTLFDNDITLAVAAYNAGPDAVMRRGRVVPPYAETQRYVPKVLRQYRRLQGLAVDAPL
- the mnxG gene encoding manganese-oxidizing multicopper oxidase MnxG, with the translated sequence MTPLKGSVLTSLLLAAATLGWQDVSEAAVRCERNLVANVVALDQPLMFNRLGAQNANGMMFALRRDVVDEHNVSLAHGGAAVPGKVTLRPDKRPRPIVLRVAAGDCLTVNLQNLLAYQANPNKHGIDHEEENEGEENEAEENEFENEGNEQGDESFVVDDQVTDRHVGFQVNGMQAVNSIGDIAANTGRNGNFLIAPGATRTYTLYAEREGAFAATSQGATFGGQGGAGNVANGLFGQVVVLPKYARTYRNTLTEEEMRLATTGRAPTGQPIVDYQARYPQREPWIREGKAGSPIIAMVDGSEIISSESDAVVMGPNTDGSFPPSTYPLESIGKRNPAVPNRLEPFRDFAAQFTDEAAATQAFPGYWADPVMGHVLEPTRDSFMINYGSGGMGAEVVANRLGVGPMHDCLSCSYEEFFLSSHTVGDVAMLVDVPANIGLENIRPGQTPSAEQIGVKATMALYPAEPANVNHSYIGDFVKFRNTHNGHEQHIFHLHGHQWLFNPNDDNSDYVDAQGIGPGVGYTYEIANGGSGNRNRVAGDAIYHCHFYPHFAQGMWSMWRVHDVFEEGTRLEVSNQGEDGYHSQPYALRSGKPAAGARALPDGEIVAGTPIPAIVPLPGKAMAPMPGKVAVIPKLAPTLVAENDDDDDEEEAGDDDSGHHDQAPRAIGSLVLVDRSDLNADGSLKNPGYPFWIGGMESTVGQRPPTPPLDMLDPDKATALKNTGKALWANLDPNQVGGWDGGLPRHSLDGMAAGGEAITTTTALDFTKSITKAKAVFLPEEGTDVEQAAMSFHSKLEHPSYAVLPDSQMVPRNFRTNGAAPTAGAPFFEPCMDDRAKRLTLAAGTGEFNSGERLDAMTFTGSSTFTADRPRIYKGANIQFDAVYNKVGYHFPQARIIALWEDAWPVINKQRPPEPLVMRMNTFDCVMYQHTNLIPSYYEMDDYQVRTPTDVIGQHIHLPKWDLTAADGSANGWNYEDGILSPGTVVERIHAIREFNQCQSSGDPREGTAECPVARPHPFFGRYGRADWMGARTAMQRWFADPVVNVHNVDRGLGTIFTHDHLGPSTHQQLGLYATVLAEPAGSTWYHAETGEQLYNPAVREDGGPTSWQAVVKTGDLDGDGRNDSYREFFLEYSDFQHAYEAGVYVGAGPDGIPNGQAYPATADSFRFAINPPVRQKASNLLEAVVESRGGLSPGCPSRPCPQAISVDDPGMFVVNYRNEPLALRVYDPYKVAPDGKRGMQADGMGGDLAFAMQSRTDRAIPAMNLSPAAITSAVGPTGGTTLFPPHINKAGAEPGDPFTPMLRTYSGDNVRLRMHAGGHEEEHNVTLHGVKWLQNGSGFGNSSNSGWKASQMVGISEQLGFMAPVSMISSSSAPNGDYLYSLDAAHEGYWNGIWGVMRNYTANRPDLFPLPNNPLPMAARNTVAFDGICPRYTANATGIGTRPTVQRSYEIVAALANDILGNPLAVSINDPSGVGQHVGGPLKANGGTLVYNSRRTSIPQVTVTDPEDGETFTVGGHSGPLHDPTAILYVRKADLDPVTGKLKPGVPIEPLVLRAAAGDCLKITLENRLPMVMPDLPSTAVMQNVVKRDRQGSEGSTAFNNNLMRPSSHVGLHAQLLAYDITKSDGANVGQNPVQTVPPRAGNSGAYPSKVYQYYAGHLEREGKPVMQLGRAVDNINTTAIEFGGLNITPADVIKQGQKGLVGAMSILPQTATWTEDTASRASATVQVPGQPAYRDFATVWQRALNMRWSDGRPVEGIATEGNGVPGDPKDNSNMAINYKTEPLWFRFGLAPDAPFGHADGYGWADVPNAHMAYSNALVGSDPQTPVLWARPGQPFRNHVLMPTGGSRGITYQLDGHIWPLHNYQAEKSDVSGYPLNLPGIGSVRFGYNPQAMFIGAQESVLPAAHFSFMVPSAGGANAVPGDYLFRDYAAYGNASGLWGILRVTQETPPATPPAQ
- a CDS encoding YncE family protein encodes the protein MINKKGPLYLGLLTGLTLMGLGVAYESLWCDPRSELAKVEADAKADPLALHRLSRDGVTVEFEARPLGSGGVLTEGAFANVRFKITDQNSGQPLSGVSPGAWLDPALTGEAAKDRSNSCKARVALFLKSSIGARPLLDLNSYFLLVLNKDASLTVIDPSVSVGGVTSTLARIELPGQPMDWTPSGDDKLVFVSIPERGEVALIDTETFQRIGSIPAGKQPLRVALQPDQRLLWVGNNASDPAQSGVTVIDVPSRKAMKFFATGAGHHEIAFSADSRYAFVSNRDSGTLSVIDASDMRLVKTVDVGSHPLSVAYSALSQAVYVADGRDGTISVIDARNHTQRHLIQGKQGLGPMRFSRDGRFGIVLNTLENQALVIDASTDRLIHSLPVAAEPYQLTFTQAYAYVRGLASSKVSMINLSSLGEGRQPIVQGFDAGAAAPRQAGDLPLAQGLTVARDENSVFVVNPADNTTYFYAEGMNAPMSGYPNRGHNARAALVIDRSLREVAPGVYSSTVKLPAAGTFDVAFLLNQPQIIHCFSTEVAASPTAPHRQTPQIEFMLEPAVVVQGTPFTARFRIVEGNGAPRNGIKDLSVRYFLAPSSRARNSQVTEVGDGVYEAALDLAESGAWYLHVQAPSLGDAFAEKNYASLRVLPAEAQQASDTGSTRSSR
- a CDS encoding SCO family protein, whose product is MKKLARCRLFSLCLLAASCGLAQAHNGVDHSAHGTPAAHQEKTSVRFADVQLLDQNGMPVRLEKDLVADRLVVMGFIYTSCTTVCPVVSSIMAKVQKQLGGRVGSEVQLVSISVDPQRDDSKRLLDYAKTFQAGPGWSWLTGTPYAVNETLKGLGSFSANLGEHPPLILVGDGRSGKWTRFYGFTDPALLVTEIDRLSARRVHAKHTAIAQEVQP